The nucleotide sequence AAACCGTAGTGCCTACTTGGACATCCAGTTGCACGTTGGGTTGTTCATTTTGTTGCGCGCGTTGTAGCATCGAGCAACGCGCTAATTCCCTGATGAATTCCCAGAATATGGGAATCATTTACGTAGTATATAGGTCTCTAAAAAACAAACAAACAATTGTTAAAAAAATGGAAAAAACCTTGAATTTAATGAATGTCAAATTTAATTTCATTTATAAGAATCCACCCAATTATCTGTTGCTGATCTTAATGATTATGAAAGAAACTCTTAAAAGAGAAAAAATAAACCTATAACCAGGGATGAACTGAATGGGATTAAATCTTTTAACTTTTACCGTAGGTAGTCTTATCATTTTACTTTTCACCGATATTTTTTTTAATTGGTATGAACGCTTTCTACAGCGCATTTTGCCTACCCCTGCCATGAGAATGTTGTTGATTAAATTGATGTGGGTAGTATTATGTATATTTTTTTGGTTACATTTTTTGGTAAGAAGAATCCCCGATGATTTTGACATCTCTTACCTGTTATTTGCCGGATTTATTTATAGCATCAAAAGTTTAATCACTTCATTTTTTCGCAAACAAGCATAAGGATTAACCTATGAATCGTGATGAATTAGTCCATTATTTAAGCGAACTTCTGGCCGTCGCTGAATTTAACGACGCCTGCCTGAATGGATTACAGGTTGAGGGTCGAAAAGAAATCCAAAAAATTGTTTGCGGGGTAAGTATAAGTGACAGATTATTTAAAGCGGCTGTCGATAAAAAGGCGGATATGATCCTGGTTCATCATGGCCTATTCTGGAAAAGAGATACGAATCCAATGACCATAACTGGCATTCGCCGTAATCGTTTGGCGCTTTTGTTGAAGAATGACATCAATTTGATTGCGTACCATCTGCCCTTAGATGCCCATGGCGAATTTGGCAATAACATTCAACTCTTAAATCGATTGCAAATTCCGGCTGTAGAATCTTTCGAGGTCGGTTTTATCGGCTCTCCTGCCGATTCATTATCGGTATCCGATTTGTGTAAAAGGATCGATGCTTCGTTGGAAACCAGCTCTGTCCTTTTCGATTTTGGACCGCAGGAAGTAAAACAACTATTGGTCATCAGCGGCAGTGGTTCTTTATTGGCCGAAAATGCCAAACAGATTGGAATTGATACTTTTATTGGCGGTGACATAAAAGAGGACCATGTTCGGGTTTTCGAAGAGTTGCAGTTGAACTATATTGCTGCCGGTCATTATAATTCCGAGAAGTTGGGCGTTCAGGCATTATGTGATCATTTAACCGATAAATTTGGGCTGAGAACCGAATTTGTGGATGTTCCGAATCCGGTCTAAATATTTCCAGGAAAATAATTGGGCAGATCTTCAATGCATATTCCAATTCGTACATGCATAGGTTGCCGGCAAAAAAACGATAAATATTCTTTAATTCGGATTATTCAAAATGAAGATGGATCCTATGAAATCGATTTTGCTCAAACTAAAAATGGCCGTGGACTTTATATTTGTCCGGTAAATACATGCTTAAGAATTAGTATCCAAAAGTTGAGGCATTTTAGTAAGCGGATCTATCCATCTCCAAATCAACAATCATTTTTGCAAAACCAGGTTGAGGATATTATTCAAAAAGACAAAGTATTTTCGCTTGTTGGATTAGCGAGGAAAGCCGGTAAGATTGCTATCGGCCAGACTGCTGCAGAAGCTGTAATTAAAAAAAAGCAAACACAACTTGTCATTGTAGCCATTGATGCAAGTGAAAACACCCGAAATAAATTCGACTTCTTATCGAAGCAAGCGAGTATTAAATGTAGAAATATAGGGACTAAATCAGAATGGGGACAGTTATTCGGTCGTGAATCAGCCGCGGTTTTTGCGATTTTACATCGTGGCTTTGCCAGGGCAATTTGGGCAGAGTTCCAAGTTGGAGATTAGGATAAAGCTCACGAAGAAAGTGAAGAGGCTGTGGCCAGAATATCATTCCCTCTTTTTTTCAGACTGTCCGAGAAACCCAAAACTGTTCATATTTGAGTGATAAAATAGGTTTTTTGACAGCCTGGTTTTCCCTGAAATTTTTGGTCTGAGTAACAAGATTCCCGCTAAGAGTATGCGGGAATGACAGGTTTATTAGTGTTTTTAAAAGAATAAACTTATGGTTTCCCAAATTTCAATACTCGCAATCCATTAAACACTACCAGTAAGCTGGCCCCCATATCTGCAATTACGGCCATCCACAGTGTCGCCAGACCGGGAATGGCCAACATTAGAAAGATAGCCTTAAGTCCCAGAGAAATTGAGATATTTTGTTTAATGTTTCGTATGGCATATTTGCTGAGTCTTTTTAAATAGGGCAACTTGCTTAAATCATCTTTCATCAATGCGATATCGGCAGTTTCCAAGGCCTGGTTGGTTCCGCTGGATCCCATGGACACCCCGATTGAGGCAGCTGCAAGTGCAGGTGCATCATTGATGCCATCACCAACCATTGCAACACCTTTATATTCCTTCTTGATTTTCTCGATTGCTTTCACCTTATCCTGTGGAAGTAGTTCGGCATAAAATTCATCAATGCCGATTTCCTGGGCAATCGCCCTGGCTGTACGATGGTTATCACCGGTTAACATAACCACTTTTTTGATCCCGGCCCGATGAAGTTCATCAATTGTAGTTTTTGCCTGGGGTCTTATTGAATCCGCTATTGACAATATCCCAAGTAATTCTTTTTCATTTCCCACCAACACTGCTGTCTGGTTCGCATTTTCAATCTGTTCCAGTTTCGTATGAATGGATTCATCACATAAATTTAGTTCTTCAAACAAAGCATGATTTCCGATTACCAAATTACCGCCATTCACTTTTGCCTTTAATCCTTTTCCCGGTAACGCTTGAAAATGATCGACAGGCAGTAACTTTATCTTTTCCTGCTCAGCTCTATTCGTAATTGCTTTTGAGACCGGATGCTCCGACCTGCTTTCTGCGGATGCGGCCAATTGAAGCAATTCCATATCGGATCGGCCATTCAATCCCAAAATTTGTACTACCCGGGCTTTCCCTTCCGTAACCGTTCCTGTTTTATCCATTGCTATAACCTGAATGCGGCCAAACTCCTCCAAATACCTTCCACCTTTTATCAGAATTCCATGGCGGGCTGCATTGGTTAATCCACTCACGATGGTAATCGGTGTCGAGATGACCAATGCACACGGGCAAGAAATAACTAACAATACCAGTGCCCGGTAAAACCATAATTCAAAAGGCATTGCCAGAAAAAGAGGTGGAATAACTGCGACTAAAGCTGCCAATACAACCACAGCGGGCGTATAATAATGGGAAAATTTCTCTACAAAAGCCTGGGCGGGAGCTTTCTTTGCCTGGGCCTCTTCCACAAGTTTGATAATTCTACTTAAAGTTGAATCTTGATATTCTCTACTGACTTTTACCAGCATCGACCCATGTTCATTTATTGTTCCGGCAAAAACCTCATCGCCGATAGTTTTATCAACAAGCATACTCTCCCCGGTTATTGGCGCCTGGTTAACACTGGATTGCCCTTCTTTAACAATGGCGTCTAAAGGAATACGGTCACCCGGTTTGATCACCAGAATCTCGCCAATATGAACGGATTCGGCTTGCTTAAGTATTTCCCCTTCAGGTGTTTTAACCAGGGCCGTTTCAGGGGTCAAATCCATGAGGGATTTAATAGAACGGCGGGCGCGTTCCATGGATCGAATTTCTAAATAATTGGCTAATGAAAAAAGAAATACCACCATCCCGGCTTCCGGCCACTCACCCAAAATCATTGCTCCAATAACGGCAATTGCCATAAGAAAATTGATGCCAAGGCGCAGATTCCCTACTTCCTTAATTCCCTTTTTAGCAATTGAAAATCCGCCTAACAGTATTGCCAAAATAAGCGGTGCTAAAGGAAACATTGATTCTTCTTGAAAATTAGCCCAAATGACGCCCCCGATTGCTAACATGCCGGTAATAATAACACGAACTAAATTCCTGTTTTTCTTCCAAAAATTGTCATTTGATTTTTCGATTTTCTCCGATTCTGCTATTGATTCAAAGCCAATCGATTTAAGCTCTTGTTTTATTTTATCGATCGATAAGGTGTGTGTTAAAGATAGTTTATTGTCTATGAGGTTGAAATGTATTTCTGTAATACCTGCAAGCTTTTGCAGATGAGCTTCTATTGGCCGGGATTCATCGGGACAATCCATCCCTTCGACAATTAAAGTGGAATGGTATACTTTCTCTTTCGGAGCTGCCTGGAATCCCAGCTTCGACACCGTTTCGAAAATTTGATTTGGATTGCCGGATTCAGATTCATGAATAACCCGAAGTTCCGCAGAAATAAAATCCATGGTGGCTTCTTTTACTTCCGGCAATCCGGAAATACCCTTCTGGATGGTCTGTGCGCATTCCGGGCAATCCATGCCTGTTATTTTGTAAATGGATTGTTTGGATTTCTTTGCTTCATTCATTCAATTAATCGCCTGACAAGTTTCTATTTTAACTGAGAGCAACCTAAATTCATTCATTATTCTCCGTGTTCTTTACATCTCATTATTCAGTACTTATTCAGTAACATGATCCATCGCTTGTGCAACAATGCTTTCCACATGATGATCTGCTAATGCATAAAAGACCAACTTGCCTTCTTTGCGAAATTTGACTAATTTTAAACCCTTCAGCAATCTCAGGTGGTGCGAAACCGAACTTACCGATGAACGAATTAATGTGGCTATATCGCAAACACATAATTCTTCTTGTGCCAAAGCCAGCAAAATTTTTAAGCGGCTGGGATCTCCTAAAATTTTGAAAATCTCAGACATATCAATAATCTGGGAAGATTCAGGGAGTGAATTTTTAGCCCGTTCGATGGCATCTAAGTGAAGAATATCTGTTTTACAAATTTCAATTTGATCATTCATAGAAATACTTGAATAAGTGTTCAAGTATAAATATATAACTTCACATAATATTTGCAACTAATTTTTATGACTGGAATTGTTTATTCTATTTTTATTTCGGTATTTGCGTGAATTTTCTACATCCCCTCCAAAATTGATCAATCAAGAGTTTGAATTCTAATTAATGTTCTTGCAACATCCTCTGAATATATTTGATGTTGAGGTTTCTCTTCATCAATGAATTTAAAATAATACAAAACAGACATCATAGGCTGCCGGCCTTCTTCACCATAGAAAAAGAACTCATTATTCTGTAGTTGAAATCCGTGAGAAGTTGATTCTTTAAGTATTTGCTTGGATAACCCTACAATTGATATGAATTCATAAGCAGTATTTTCAATGGATTCGTATTTTTCATTGAAAAGTTGGGCAAAGTCTTGCGTGTTTGGATCGCTTAAGTTGTTTCTGATAATTCGCTTTAGGTTATTAAGGTAGTCTGGCTCGTCATGGGCTTCTTCATGGGGTTTTGGCCATGTCAAGAAAAGACAAAAGTCCTTTTTATGTTTAACTTGGAAACTAAATAGATGTTTAATTATTATGGAAATTGACACTTCATTCTTTGATATATTTCCATCATAATCAAGGTTTATGCAATCGACAGGAAAAATGTTTATAGATCCCTTAGCTATACCTTTAACATTGTTTGAAATGTACTTTTCAAAATTTCGTTCT is from candidate division KSB1 bacterium and encodes:
- a CDS encoding DUF448 domain-containing protein translates to MGRSSMHIPIRTCIGCRQKNDKYSLIRIIQNEDGSYEIDFAQTKNGRGLYICPVNTCLRISIQKLRHFSKRIYPSPNQQSFLQNQVEDIIQKDKVFSLVGLARKAGKIAIGQTAAEAVIKKKQTQLVIVAIDASENTRNKFDFLSKQASIKCRNIGTKSEWGQLFGRESAAVFAILHRGFARAIWAEFQVGD
- the cadA gene encoding cadmium-translocating P-type ATPase, with the protein product MNEAKKSKQSIYKITGMDCPECAQTIQKGISGLPEVKEATMDFISAELRVIHESESGNPNQIFETVSKLGFQAAPKEKVYHSTLIVEGMDCPDESRPIEAHLQKLAGITEIHFNLIDNKLSLTHTLSIDKIKQELKSIGFESIAESEKIEKSNDNFWKKNRNLVRVIITGMLAIGGVIWANFQEESMFPLAPLILAILLGGFSIAKKGIKEVGNLRLGINFLMAIAVIGAMILGEWPEAGMVVFLFSLANYLEIRSMERARRSIKSLMDLTPETALVKTPEGEILKQAESVHIGEILVIKPGDRIPLDAIVKEGQSSVNQAPITGESMLVDKTIGDEVFAGTINEHGSMLVKVSREYQDSTLSRIIKLVEEAQAKKAPAQAFVEKFSHYYTPAVVVLAALVAVIPPLFLAMPFELWFYRALVLLVISCPCALVISTPITIVSGLTNAARHGILIKGGRYLEEFGRIQVIAMDKTGTVTEGKARVVQILGLNGRSDMELLQLAASAESRSEHPVSKAITNRAEQEKIKLLPVDHFQALPGKGLKAKVNGGNLVIGNHALFEELNLCDESIHTKLEQIENANQTAVLVGNEKELLGILSIADSIRPQAKTTIDELHRAGIKKVVMLTGDNHRTARAIAQEIGIDEFYAELLPQDKVKAIEKIKKEYKGVAMVGDGINDAPALAAASIGVSMGSSGTNQALETADIALMKDDLSKLPYLKRLSKYAIRNIKQNISISLGLKAIFLMLAIPGLATLWMAVIADMGASLLVVFNGLRVLKFGKP
- a CDS encoding helix-turn-helix transcriptional regulator encodes the protein MNDQIEICKTDILHLDAIERAKNSLPESSQIIDMSEIFKILGDPSRLKILLALAQEELCVCDIATLIRSSVSSVSHHLRLLKGLKLVKFRKEGKLVFYALADHHVESIVAQAMDHVTE